The proteins below are encoded in one region of Deinococcus ruber:
- a CDS encoding ABC transporter substrate-binding protein, whose protein sequence is MQKAGKSVKQRVGLSLGLLGVLTLGVAVPSLGSAQGSTPYGLKAGKPYNGTKLKFLICCLGAGQFAQLAKLTGEGGEFNQLTGISVQWENTPYEALQQKELVEATTGSTYDAVAWVDAWGEAIKPYLVSLNDRIKTDHINLRDYPSAYVQAATDSSGNIIGMPFRGHPLVLFYRKDIFTNLRLPVPRTWQQVEATAQLIQKRMPGTVGLSAMYGVNAGQNLFNWVSMLWGNGGDILDKGGHPIFNNDKGMQATQFYIDLLRKDKVVPAAATTFGEPESSSQILQGKAAMWVGWWWYWSKFSDPKQVASSVLNNVGFSPAPGWAGGTTQNYGLVWPVGIFKNSKNQDAAWEFIKYVSNTDVQKKVASNRSDLALADNTIVTFSGMNDPKVNAANGGIPKVGGQALRSARTLPQVRSWAEIQSVLEIGINKMSTGADVKATLDGMARDVDAIQKRAGYYK, encoded by the coding sequence ATGCAGAAAGCAGGCAAGTCAGTGAAGCAGCGGGTGGGACTGTCCCTCGGACTCCTGGGTGTTCTGACCCTCGGCGTTGCCGTGCCCTCATTGGGCAGCGCTCAGGGCAGCACGCCCTACGGCCTCAAGGCAGGCAAGCCCTATAACGGCACCAAGCTCAAGTTCCTGATCTGCTGTCTGGGAGCGGGGCAGTTCGCGCAGCTTGCCAAACTGACCGGCGAGGGCGGCGAGTTCAACCAGCTGACCGGCATCAGCGTGCAGTGGGAGAACACGCCCTACGAGGCGCTTCAGCAGAAGGAACTGGTGGAGGCTACCACCGGCAGCACCTACGACGCCGTGGCCTGGGTCGACGCCTGGGGCGAGGCCATCAAGCCCTACCTCGTCTCGCTGAACGACCGCATCAAGACCGACCACATCAATCTGCGCGACTACCCCAGTGCGTACGTTCAGGCGGCCACCGACAGCAGCGGCAACATCATCGGCATGCCGTTCCGTGGGCACCCGCTGGTGCTGTTCTACCGCAAGGACATCTTCACCAACCTGCGCCTGCCGGTGCCGCGTACGTGGCAGCAGGTCGAGGCCACCGCGCAGCTCATTCAGAAGCGCATGCCCGGCACCGTGGGTCTGTCGGCCATGTACGGCGTGAATGCCGGGCAGAACCTCTTCAACTGGGTCAGCATGCTGTGGGGCAACGGCGGCGACATCCTCGACAAGGGCGGCCACCCGATCTTCAACAACGACAAGGGCATGCAGGCCACCCAGTTCTATATCGACCTGCTCCGCAAGGACAAGGTGGTTCCGGCAGCAGCCACCACCTTCGGTGAGCCGGAGTCGTCCAGCCAGATCCTTCAGGGCAAGGCGGCCATGTGGGTCGGCTGGTGGTGGTACTGGTCGAAGTTCTCCGATCCGAAGCAGGTGGCGTCCAGCGTGCTGAACAACGTCGGCTTCTCGCCCGCGCCCGGCTGGGCTGGCGGCACCACCCAGAATTACGGGCTGGTCTGGCCGGTGGGCATCTTCAAGAACTCCAAGAACCAGGACGCGGCCTGGGAGTTCATCAAGTACGTCAGCAATACCGACGTGCAGAAGAAGGTGGCCTCCAACCGCAGCGACCTCGCACTGGCCGACAACACCATCGTTACCTTCTCGGGCATGAACGATCCCAAGGTGAACGCGGCCAACGGCGGCATTCCCAAGGTCGGCGGTCAGGCCCTCCGCAGCGCCCGCACGCTGCCACAGGTGCGCTCGTGGGCCGAAATTCAGAGCGTGCTGGAAATCGGCATCAACAAGATGTCGACCGGTGCCGACGTGAAGGC
- a CDS encoding cupin domain-containing protein, which yields MTQAPDAPSTPAPTEDLGVMTGNVVRFRDLKSRPIPLMFIDSILPGHQRHNYAVIGDTASENDAYEPFITSPHGFQVGVVRARQGNGPAYHTHDYIESFLPLRGRWRFYWGSTPDKVDGETILEEFDYITLPAQLWRGFECIDEGESWIFAVLEKHEAYEGKDPYWAPDVIQRAREYGFEASESGKMIKPDNFSELEEQMLHQFGDE from the coding sequence ATGACCCAGGCCCCCGACGCCCCTTCGACCCCCGCCCCCACCGAAGATCTCGGCGTGATGACCGGGAATGTGGTTCGCTTCCGCGACCTGAAATCGCGTCCAATTCCGCTGATGTTCATCGACAGCATCCTGCCCGGCCACCAGCGCCACAATTACGCGGTGATCGGGGACACGGCCAGCGAAAACGACGCCTACGAGCCGTTCATCACCTCGCCGCACGGCTTTCAGGTGGGCGTGGTTCGGGCGCGGCAGGGCAACGGCCCGGCGTATCACACCCACGATTACATCGAGTCGTTTCTGCCGCTCCGGGGCCGCTGGCGCTTTTACTGGGGCAGCACGCCCGACAAGGTAGACGGCGAGACGATTCTGGAGGAATTCGATTACATCACCCTTCCGGCACAGCTGTGGCGGGGCTTCGAGTGTATCGACGAGGGCGAGAGCTGGATTTTTGCGGTGCTGGAAAAGCACGAGGCCTATGAGGGCAAAGACCCGTACTGGGCACCCGACGTGATCCAGCGGGCGCGTGAATACGGGTTCGAGGCCAGCGAAAGCGGCAAGATGATCAAGCCTGACAATTTC